A region of Spiribacter roseus DNA encodes the following proteins:
- a CDS encoding 50S ribosomal protein L25/general stress protein Ctc has translation MSVELKLDAAVRDDQGKGASRRLRRAKRVPGILYGAGKKPVSLSFDEEQVLRLMREETFFSQILDIKVKGKRTEKAILKDLQRHPFKPLVTHMDLLRIKAGEKMRQQVPIHLLHQDEAIGVKQGNGVVHHDLIEIDVECLPDDLPTSIDVDIAQLDVGESIHLSQIDAPEGVVFPGLDVEHDHDPVLVSIHMPRKAVEEDEEGGEEGDDSAGSEAGEGSEEQD, from the coding sequence ATGAGTGTTGAACTGAAACTGGATGCCGCCGTACGCGACGACCAGGGCAAGGGTGCGAGCCGCCGCCTGCGTCGTGCCAAGCGGGTGCCCGGCATCCTCTACGGGGCGGGCAAGAAACCCGTGTCGCTGTCCTTTGACGAGGAACAGGTCCTGCGCCTGATGCGCGAGGAGACGTTCTTCTCCCAGATCCTCGATATCAAGGTCAAGGGCAAGCGGACCGAGAAGGCGATCCTCAAGGATCTGCAGCGTCACCCCTTCAAGCCACTGGTGACCCACATGGATCTGCTGCGGATCAAGGCCGGCGAGAAAATGCGCCAGCAGGTTCCGATCCATCTGCTGCATCAGGACGAGGCCATTGGCGTCAAGCAGGGCAACGGTGTGGTCCACCATGACCTGATCGAAATCGACGTGGAGTGTCTGCCGGACGATCTGCCGACCTCGATCGACGTCGATATCGCCCAGCTGGATGTCGGTGAATCCATCCACCTGTCACAGATCGATGCCCCCGAGGGCGTGGTCTTTCCCGGGCTGGATGTCGAGCACGACCATGATCCGGTGCTGGTCAGCATCCACATGCCGCGCAAGGCCGTCGAGGAAGACGAGGAAGGCGGCGAAGAGGGCGATGACAGCGCCGGAAGCGAGGCCGGTGAGGGCTCGGAGGAGCAGGACTGA